The proteins below come from a single Bombus fervidus isolate BK054 chromosome 15, iyBomFerv1, whole genome shotgun sequence genomic window:
- the LOC139995112 gene encoding N(4)-(Beta-N-acetylglucosaminyl)-L-asparaginase-like — protein MKSLLIVYLTAYVWLTFCHKVSASNKSIPLVVITWDYKDATQKAWNVLNNERRSALDAIEESCSVCEEQRCRKTVGYGGSPDESGETTLDALIMDGVTMDVGGVGLLRNVKNAISVARKVLENTKHSLLGGELATKFAVEMGFKEEPLQTEESKKMWLDWKSNNCQPNYWKNVVPDPKKSCGPYRVANIMDDNVEEHESHVNEENHDTIGVVAIDLNGHIAAGTSTNGARNKIPGRIGDSPIAGAGAYADQKVGAAAGTGEGDIMMRFLPSFLAVEEMRRGATPTEAATTAIKRIAEHYPTFTGAVIAINKDGEYGAACNGITRFQYYVANPELGQAMMRFVNCIDAKYEVFKV, from the exons ATGAAGTCCTTATTGATCGTATATTTGACTGCATACGTTTGGTTAACATTTTGTCACAAAGTTTCAGCCTCTAATAAGAGTATTCCTCTGGTAGTTATTACCTGGGATTATAAGGATGCTACACAAAAAG CATGGAATGTTTTGAACAATGAGAGAAGGAGTGCCTTGGATGCAATAGAAGAAAGTTGCAGTGTCTGTGAAGAGCAAAGATGCAGGAAAACTGTAGGGTATGGAGGCAGTCCAGATGAATCTGGAGAAACAACTCTGGATGCTCTAATCATGGATgg AGTAACAATGGATGTGGGTGGTGTAGGACTATTAAGAAATGTGAAAAATGCCATTTCAGTTGCTCGTAAGGTTTTAGAAAACACCAAACATTCTTTGCTTGGTGGAGAACTAGCTACAAAATTCGCTGTAGAGATGGGATTCAAAGAAGAACCTTTACAGACAGAAGAATCAAAGAAAATGTGGTTGGATTGGAAATCAAACAACTGTCAACCCAATTATTGGAAG AACGTAGTTCCCGACCCAAAAAAGTCTTGTGGCCCATATCGTGTAGCGAATATCATGGACGACAATGTGGAGGAGCATGAATCACATGTGAACGAAGAAAACCACGATACGATCGGAGTTGTAGCTATAGATTTGAATGGACATATAGCAGCAGGTACATCGACAAATGGAGCTAGAAATAAAATCCCTGGCCGCATTGGGGATTCCCCCATAGCTGGTGCAGGCGCATATGCTGATCAAAAGGTTGGTGCGGCAGCTGGAACCGGTGAAGGAGATATAATGATGCGTTTTTTGCCAAG tttcCTGGCTGTAGAGGAAATGCGCCGTGGCGCGACTCCAACTGAAGCTGCCACCACAGCAATTAAAAGGATTGCCGAACATTATCCTACATTTACCGGTGCCGTAATTGCAATAAACAAAGATGGAGAATACGGAGCTGCGTGCAACGGAATCACACGCTTCCAATATTACGTAGCTAACCCTGAATTAGGACAAGCGATGATGCGTTTTGTTAATTGCATAGATGCCAAATACGAAGTCTTTAAAGTCTAG
- the LOC139995113 gene encoding thioredoxin-related transmembrane protein 2 homolog gives MSLIRDLRLLLKPYYFINILLSSSYIVFKRVPFVCNYVYQTQAECEFNGKETEILFFLIIVIMIRTRKTGSVTMISYLSSSFVYTKVTNLILWFYADIRMGIIFATVFILCGLVFPEPTYQGPEEVTYLRGANGLQEELHRDTRIVWLVAFYTAWNPACVNFAPIFSELSAEYALENLKFGKVDIGRYPDAAVKYHISDASTSKQLPTLILFKEGKEVERRPYADHKGKLVKFLFSLDNIKAVFDLNNVYRDCKKNPIKRREKKAVKAE, from the exons atgtcTTTAATAAGAGACTTGCGACTTCTGTTGAAgccttattattttataaacattttactCAGTTCCTCATATATTGTCTTCAAACGTGTTCCATTTGTGTGTAACTATGTATATCAAACACAAGCTGAGTGCGAATTTAATGGG aaagagacagagattCTGTTTTTTCTTATAATAGTCATAATGATAAGAACAAGGAAAACTGGAAGTGTAACTATGATAAGCTACTTATCATCCAGCTTTGTATATACTAAAGTTACCAATCTGATTCTTTGGTTTTACGCAGATATACGTATGGGGATAATATTTGCTACTGTATTCATCT TATGCGGTCTAGTATTTCCTGAACCAACATACCAAGGTCCAGAGGAAGTAACGTATTTACGAGGTGCAAACGGATTGCAGGAGGAATTGCACCGTGACACAAGAATCGTTTGGTTAGTTGCGTTTTACACAGCATGGAACCCAGCTTGCGTCAACTTTGCACCTATATTCTCCgagctttcggcaga ATACgctttggaaaatttgaaattcggAAAAGTAGATATAGGGAGGTATCCAGATGCTGCAGTGAAGTACCACATAAGCGATGCTAGCACTAGCAAACAGCTTCCCACcctaattttatttaaggaaGGGAAAGAAGTAGAAAGACGTCCATACGCAGATCATAAGGGCAAACtagttaaatttcttttttcattg GATAATATAAAGGCAGTTTTCGATCTGAACAATGTTTACAGagattgtaaaaaaaatccgattaaaaggagagagaagaaagCAGTAAAAGCAGAATGA
- the Kz gene encoding putative ATP-dependent RNA helicase kurz isoform X1, with protein sequence MGKKKYNWKARNIAEVEIDNSATKKIPIDIKYREDNYDNCNALVLPNEKRKTKSKVKKVTTTRLLSKKRRKQLEKIIEKKKKKLHRTELLEELGKVQAPQEELKQYISLTSVQTKGLKRHFREMELPVKEYTVKSNNENEDDMSEVPVNAIKGSKKRRMAILNEQKLQDAVSDPNIIGFDEPSNSESESNSEDNEDREEKDAAETSEENENIPNKEDNIVENNITKSTVEEQEKPIENQTTISKELLKPQQPIERTPATFVILERKPEIQAARLKLPVVAEEQAIIETINENPVVIITGETGSGKTTQVPQFLYEAGYAREKIIGITEPRRVAAISMSKRVAEEMNLTEKEVSYLIRFEGNVTSETKVKFMTDGVLLKEIQSDFLLTKYSIIILDEAHERSVYTDILIGLLSRIVPLRNKRKNPLKLVIMSATLRVEEFVENSKLFKTKPPVLTVESRQFPVTIHFNKRTSINYVSDAVKKAIKIHTRLPDGGILIFLTGQREVNYVVSKLRKAFSMKNKKEIVNKMKEPQKTNDSSRKEDDIKNSDNEDKSDNSDDDDNDDFRCKEAIRYNKLRQKKKVQLPNINLDDYSVIPTDDTHEDLIDAEDDEEIQLDEDEDEDDDVIDLKVCANAQPLWVLPLYSLLQNHKQARVFEPPPEGHRLCVVSTNVAETSLTIPNIKYVVDCGRCKTRMYDKVTGVSTYRICYTSKASANQRAGRAGRTGPGHCYRLYSSAVFNDQFEQFSQSEIQRKPVDDLLLQMKVMNIDKVVNFPFPTPPDTIQLQIAEKRLMILGALQQQTSGTEGSYSAKVTPLGRSIAAFPVAPSYGKMLALSHQYDLLQYTVCMVAALSVQEVLMESFGMDGDSRNKWLQMRRFWAGTGNSLLLGDPMVLIRAVGSAEYAGSKGRLLPFCEEYGLRHKAIVEIRKLRQQLTNEINLNIQDLNLTINPQMKPPTDIEAKLLRQIVLAGMADQVARKVMPDEVNEDQDKAKWKYAYKTTDMEDPVFIHSSCVLRKTCPEWVVYQEIYETNKMYMRGVTTIEPEWLPKFAPSLCQLGEPLTDPPPRYDPETGKVMCSMAGTFGRTGWKLPVMDVEYPLSVDGVKWFACFLLEGRVCPKLKQFVPSLLSTPQSINKTWAKLIPRTQEMTQLLLTRGIMSRGQLLETWKEDKNFLLSAYQKWLPESAHGHVMLIWPPV encoded by the exons ATGGGAAAGAAAAAGTATAATTGGAAGGCAAGAAATATCGCAGAAGTTGAAATTGACAATTCTGCGACTAAAAAG ATTCCTATAGACATAAAATATCGTGAAGATAATTACGATAACTGTAACGCGCTAGTTCTCCCaaatgagaaaagaaaaacaaagagtAAAGTTAAAAAAGTCACTACTACACGGTTATTATCCaagaaacgtagaaaacaattagagaaaattatagaaaagaagaagaaaaagttacat AGGACTGAACTTTTAGAAGAATTGGGGAAAGTTCAAGCACCGCAGGAAGAACTGAAGCAATATATATCTTTGACCAGTGTACAAACTAAAGGACTGAAACGTCACTTTAGAGAAATGGAATTACCTGTTAAGGAATATACGGTCAAatcaaataatgaaaatgagGACGACATGTCAGAAGTACCTGTAAATGCTATTAAAGGTAGCAAGAAGAGAAGGATGGCAATTTTGAACGAACAAAAATTACAGGATGCTGTTTCAGATCCAAACATCATTGGATTTGAT gaACCTAGCAATAGTGAATCTGAATCTAATTCTGAGGACAATGAAGACAGAGAGGAGAAAGATGCAGCAGAAACTtcagaagaaaatgaaaatattccaaacaaagaagataatattgtagagaataatataacaaaaagtACTGTGGAAGAACAGGAAAAGCCAATTGAAAACCAAACCACTATAAGTAAAGAATTGTTAAAACCACAGCAGCCAATAGAAAGAACGCCTGCCACGTTTGTAATACTGGAAAGGAAACCAGAAATCCAAGCAGCTAGATTAAAGTTGCCAGTGGTAGCAGAAGAACAAGCTATAATAGAAACAATTAATGAAAATCCTGTCGTAATAATCACTGGTGAAACGGGAAGTGGTAAAACAACTCAAGTACCCCAATTTCTCTATGAAGCTGGCTATGCTCGAGAAAAGATAATTGGAATAACAGAACCTAGAAGAGTAGCAGCTATATCTATGAGCAAACGCGTCGCTGAAGAAATGAATCTCACTGAAAAAGAAGTTTCTTATTTGATTCGTTTTGAGGGGAATGTTACATCAGAGACAAAAGTTAAATTTATGACTGATGGcgtattattaaaagaaatacagAGC gaTTTTTTACTGACGAAATATTCGATAATCATCCTCGACGAAGCGCACGAACGTAGTGTGTATACTGATATTCTGATAGGTTTGCTGTCACGAATTGTACCActtcgaaataaaagaaagaatccTCTGAAGCTCGTGATCATGTCAGCCACTTTACGCGTGGAggaatttgtagaaaatagtaaattgtTCAAAACGAAACCGCCAGTATTAACAGTGGAATCGAGACAATTTCCTGTTAcgatacattttaataaaaggaCAAGCATCAATTACGTTTCTGATGCTGTAAAGAAAGCCATAAAGATACATACTCGCCTTCCCGATGGTGGaatcttaatatttttaacag GGCAACGGGAAGTAAATTACGTAGTAAGTAAATTACGGAAAGCTTTTTCCatgaagaataaaaaggaaattgtAAACAAGATGAAAGAACCACAGAAGACTAATGATTCTTCCAGGAAAGAGGATGATATAAAAAACAGTGATAATGAGGACAAGAGTGATAATAGTGATGACGATGATAATGATGATTTTCGTTGCAAGGAAGCTATTCGTTACAACAAATTACgacaaaagaagaaagttcAATTACCAAATATTAACCTGGATGA TTACTCTGTGATTCCTACTGATGACACTCACGAAGATTTAATTGACGCAGAAGATGACGAAGAAATACAATTAGACGAGGATGAAGATGAAGATGACGACGTAATTGACTTAAAAGTTTGTGCAAATGCACAACCATTGTGGGTTTTACCATTATATTCTCTGCTTCAGAATCACAAACAAGCAAGg GTATTCGAGCCACCCCCAGAAGGACACCGTTTATGTGTAGTATCAACAAACGTAGCAGAAACTTCTTTAACTATACCTAACATAAAGTATGTAGTAGATTGTGGACGTTGTAAAACGAGAATGTACGATAAAGTAACTGGAGTAAGCACATACAGAATCTGCTATACTAGCAAGGCATCTGCTAATCAACGAGCAGGGAGAGCTGGTAGAACTGGTCCTGGACATTGTTACAG ATTGTACTCTTCAGCAGTGTTCAATGATCAGTTTGAACAGTTTAGTCAATCAGAGATTCAAAGGAAACCTGTGGATGATTTACTGTTACAGATGAAAGTCATGAATATTGATAAGGTTGTTAATTTCCCATTCCCAACTCCACCGGATACTATACAATTACAAATTGCTGAAAAAAGATTGATGATTCTTGGAGCTTTACAACAACAAACTTCCGGCACAGAAG gtTCCTATAGTGCCAAAGTAACGCCGCTCGGTCGCAGTATCGCTGCATTTCCAGTTGCTCCCAGTTATGGAAAGATGTTAGCTCTCTCTCATCAATATGACCTTCTGCAGTATACAGTGTGTATGGTGGCTGCACTTTCTGTTCAAGAAGTATTGATGGAATCATTCGGTATGGACGGCGATTCTCGAAATAAATGGTTGCAAATGAGACGCTTCTGGGCTGGCACCGGAAATAGCTTACTTCTTg GCGATCCGATGGTCTTAATTAGGGCTGTGGGAAGTGCAGAATATGCTGGAAGTAAAGGAAGATTACTTCCCTTTTGCGAAGAGTACGGTTTACGACACAAAGCAATTGTGGAAATTCGAAAGCTCCGGCAGCAACTaacgaacgaaattaatttgaatattcagGATTTGAATCTCACTATTAACCCACA gaTGAAACCTCCAACCGATATAGAAGCCAAATTACTCAGACAAATAGTCCTTGCAGGAATGGCTGATCAAGTTGCAAGGAAAGTGATGCCAGATGAAGTTAATGAAGATCAAGATAAGGCTAAATGGAAATATGCTTACAA AACCACAGATATGGAGGATCCAGTATTTATACATTCCTCATGTGTTCTTCGAAAAACCTGCCCTGAATGGGTAGTGTATCAGGAAATATACGAGacaaataaaatgtacatgCGTGGTGTTACAACTATAGAACCCGAATGGTTACCTAAATTTGCTCCATCTCTATGTCAGCTTGGAGAACCTTTGACTGATCCACCACCAAG ATATGATCCAGAAACTGGGAAGGTAATGTGCAGTATGGCAGGAACATTTGGAAGAACAGGTTGGAAGTTACCAGTAATGGATGTGGAGTACCCACTATCCGTAGATGGAGTTAAATGGTTTGCATGTTTCCTTTTAGAAGGAAGAGTGTGTCCAAAATTGAAACAGTTCGTTCCTTCATTGTTATCGACTCCCCAAAGTATTAACAAGACATGGGCTAA ATTAATACCACGAACACAGGAAATGACGCAGTTATTGCTGACCCGCGGGATTATGTCAAGAGGACAATTACTAGAAACTtggaaagaagataaaaatt tCCTTCTGTCTGCTTATCAAAAATGGTTACCAGAATCAGCTCATGGACACGTTATGCTCATTTGGCCACCTGTATGA
- the Kz gene encoding putative ATP-dependent RNA helicase kurz isoform X2 — protein MELPVKEYTVKSNNENEDDMSEVPVNAIKGSKKRRMAILNEQKLQDAVSDPNIIGFDEPSNSESESNSEDNEDREEKDAAETSEENENIPNKEDNIVENNITKSTVEEQEKPIENQTTISKELLKPQQPIERTPATFVILERKPEIQAARLKLPVVAEEQAIIETINENPVVIITGETGSGKTTQVPQFLYEAGYAREKIIGITEPRRVAAISMSKRVAEEMNLTEKEVSYLIRFEGNVTSETKVKFMTDGVLLKEIQSDFLLTKYSIIILDEAHERSVYTDILIGLLSRIVPLRNKRKNPLKLVIMSATLRVEEFVENSKLFKTKPPVLTVESRQFPVTIHFNKRTSINYVSDAVKKAIKIHTRLPDGGILIFLTGQREVNYVVSKLRKAFSMKNKKEIVNKMKEPQKTNDSSRKEDDIKNSDNEDKSDNSDDDDNDDFRCKEAIRYNKLRQKKKVQLPNINLDDYSVIPTDDTHEDLIDAEDDEEIQLDEDEDEDDDVIDLKVCANAQPLWVLPLYSLLQNHKQARVFEPPPEGHRLCVVSTNVAETSLTIPNIKYVVDCGRCKTRMYDKVTGVSTYRICYTSKASANQRAGRAGRTGPGHCYRLYSSAVFNDQFEQFSQSEIQRKPVDDLLLQMKVMNIDKVVNFPFPTPPDTIQLQIAEKRLMILGALQQQTSGTEGSYSAKVTPLGRSIAAFPVAPSYGKMLALSHQYDLLQYTVCMVAALSVQEVLMESFGMDGDSRNKWLQMRRFWAGTGNSLLLGDPMVLIRAVGSAEYAGSKGRLLPFCEEYGLRHKAIVEIRKLRQQLTNEINLNIQDLNLTINPQMKPPTDIEAKLLRQIVLAGMADQVARKVMPDEVNEDQDKAKWKYAYKTTDMEDPVFIHSSCVLRKTCPEWVVYQEIYETNKMYMRGVTTIEPEWLPKFAPSLCQLGEPLTDPPPRYDPETGKVMCSMAGTFGRTGWKLPVMDVEYPLSVDGVKWFACFLLEGRVCPKLKQFVPSLLSTPQSINKTWAKLIPRTQEMTQLLLTRGIMSRGQLLETWKEDKNFLLSAYQKWLPESAHGHVMLIWPPV, from the exons ATGGAATTACCTGTTAAGGAATATACGGTCAAatcaaataatgaaaatgagGACGACATGTCAGAAGTACCTGTAAATGCTATTAAAGGTAGCAAGAAGAGAAGGATGGCAATTTTGAACGAACAAAAATTACAGGATGCTGTTTCAGATCCAAACATCATTGGATTTGAT gaACCTAGCAATAGTGAATCTGAATCTAATTCTGAGGACAATGAAGACAGAGAGGAGAAAGATGCAGCAGAAACTtcagaagaaaatgaaaatattccaaacaaagaagataatattgtagagaataatataacaaaaagtACTGTGGAAGAACAGGAAAAGCCAATTGAAAACCAAACCACTATAAGTAAAGAATTGTTAAAACCACAGCAGCCAATAGAAAGAACGCCTGCCACGTTTGTAATACTGGAAAGGAAACCAGAAATCCAAGCAGCTAGATTAAAGTTGCCAGTGGTAGCAGAAGAACAAGCTATAATAGAAACAATTAATGAAAATCCTGTCGTAATAATCACTGGTGAAACGGGAAGTGGTAAAACAACTCAAGTACCCCAATTTCTCTATGAAGCTGGCTATGCTCGAGAAAAGATAATTGGAATAACAGAACCTAGAAGAGTAGCAGCTATATCTATGAGCAAACGCGTCGCTGAAGAAATGAATCTCACTGAAAAAGAAGTTTCTTATTTGATTCGTTTTGAGGGGAATGTTACATCAGAGACAAAAGTTAAATTTATGACTGATGGcgtattattaaaagaaatacagAGC gaTTTTTTACTGACGAAATATTCGATAATCATCCTCGACGAAGCGCACGAACGTAGTGTGTATACTGATATTCTGATAGGTTTGCTGTCACGAATTGTACCActtcgaaataaaagaaagaatccTCTGAAGCTCGTGATCATGTCAGCCACTTTACGCGTGGAggaatttgtagaaaatagtaaattgtTCAAAACGAAACCGCCAGTATTAACAGTGGAATCGAGACAATTTCCTGTTAcgatacattttaataaaaggaCAAGCATCAATTACGTTTCTGATGCTGTAAAGAAAGCCATAAAGATACATACTCGCCTTCCCGATGGTGGaatcttaatatttttaacag GGCAACGGGAAGTAAATTACGTAGTAAGTAAATTACGGAAAGCTTTTTCCatgaagaataaaaaggaaattgtAAACAAGATGAAAGAACCACAGAAGACTAATGATTCTTCCAGGAAAGAGGATGATATAAAAAACAGTGATAATGAGGACAAGAGTGATAATAGTGATGACGATGATAATGATGATTTTCGTTGCAAGGAAGCTATTCGTTACAACAAATTACgacaaaagaagaaagttcAATTACCAAATATTAACCTGGATGA TTACTCTGTGATTCCTACTGATGACACTCACGAAGATTTAATTGACGCAGAAGATGACGAAGAAATACAATTAGACGAGGATGAAGATGAAGATGACGACGTAATTGACTTAAAAGTTTGTGCAAATGCACAACCATTGTGGGTTTTACCATTATATTCTCTGCTTCAGAATCACAAACAAGCAAGg GTATTCGAGCCACCCCCAGAAGGACACCGTTTATGTGTAGTATCAACAAACGTAGCAGAAACTTCTTTAACTATACCTAACATAAAGTATGTAGTAGATTGTGGACGTTGTAAAACGAGAATGTACGATAAAGTAACTGGAGTAAGCACATACAGAATCTGCTATACTAGCAAGGCATCTGCTAATCAACGAGCAGGGAGAGCTGGTAGAACTGGTCCTGGACATTGTTACAG ATTGTACTCTTCAGCAGTGTTCAATGATCAGTTTGAACAGTTTAGTCAATCAGAGATTCAAAGGAAACCTGTGGATGATTTACTGTTACAGATGAAAGTCATGAATATTGATAAGGTTGTTAATTTCCCATTCCCAACTCCACCGGATACTATACAATTACAAATTGCTGAAAAAAGATTGATGATTCTTGGAGCTTTACAACAACAAACTTCCGGCACAGAAG gtTCCTATAGTGCCAAAGTAACGCCGCTCGGTCGCAGTATCGCTGCATTTCCAGTTGCTCCCAGTTATGGAAAGATGTTAGCTCTCTCTCATCAATATGACCTTCTGCAGTATACAGTGTGTATGGTGGCTGCACTTTCTGTTCAAGAAGTATTGATGGAATCATTCGGTATGGACGGCGATTCTCGAAATAAATGGTTGCAAATGAGACGCTTCTGGGCTGGCACCGGAAATAGCTTACTTCTTg GCGATCCGATGGTCTTAATTAGGGCTGTGGGAAGTGCAGAATATGCTGGAAGTAAAGGAAGATTACTTCCCTTTTGCGAAGAGTACGGTTTACGACACAAAGCAATTGTGGAAATTCGAAAGCTCCGGCAGCAACTaacgaacgaaattaatttgaatattcagGATTTGAATCTCACTATTAACCCACA gaTGAAACCTCCAACCGATATAGAAGCCAAATTACTCAGACAAATAGTCCTTGCAGGAATGGCTGATCAAGTTGCAAGGAAAGTGATGCCAGATGAAGTTAATGAAGATCAAGATAAGGCTAAATGGAAATATGCTTACAA AACCACAGATATGGAGGATCCAGTATTTATACATTCCTCATGTGTTCTTCGAAAAACCTGCCCTGAATGGGTAGTGTATCAGGAAATATACGAGacaaataaaatgtacatgCGTGGTGTTACAACTATAGAACCCGAATGGTTACCTAAATTTGCTCCATCTCTATGTCAGCTTGGAGAACCTTTGACTGATCCACCACCAAG ATATGATCCAGAAACTGGGAAGGTAATGTGCAGTATGGCAGGAACATTTGGAAGAACAGGTTGGAAGTTACCAGTAATGGATGTGGAGTACCCACTATCCGTAGATGGAGTTAAATGGTTTGCATGTTTCCTTTTAGAAGGAAGAGTGTGTCCAAAATTGAAACAGTTCGTTCCTTCATTGTTATCGACTCCCCAAAGTATTAACAAGACATGGGCTAA ATTAATACCACGAACACAGGAAATGACGCAGTTATTGCTGACCCGCGGGATTATGTCAAGAGGACAATTACTAGAAACTtggaaagaagataaaaatt tCCTTCTGTCTGCTTATCAAAAATGGTTACCAGAATCAGCTCATGGACACGTTATGCTCATTTGGCCACCTGTATGA